One segment of Rosa chinensis cultivar Old Blush chromosome 6, RchiOBHm-V2, whole genome shotgun sequence DNA contains the following:
- the LOC121048761 gene encoding pathogen-related protein-like: MSTSNMEASGVDQRDKYRSYMYGDGERNTQWRAGAPPNYDVVNKLFEEGRTKIWPTGSLEERVQNLLKTYEMEISHKANPQDFKSIDPEKFTFVQNGKEPLTIEDITKMGGVYNVDLQSSLPEEFQIYKPAEETAESSHKLFTTTFPRGFAIEVLEVYSGPPVIAYKFRHWSYMEGPFKGYAPTGELVQFFGIAIFRVDEQMRIVKVEFFYDPAELLGGLTKGAKIENCGGNGATKSSCPILRNK; this comes from the exons ATGTCTACTTCCAACATGGAAGCTTCAGGTGTTGATCAGCGAGACAAGTATCGCTCTTACATGTATGGAGATGGAGAGAGGAACACACAATGGAGAGCTGGTGCCCCTCCTAACTACGATGTTGTTAACAAGCTCTTTGAAGAAGGCAGAACCAAG ATATGGCCAACTGGGTCACTGGAAGAAAGAGTTCAGAACCTTTTGAAGACATACGAGATGGAGATTTCCCACAAAGCAAACCCTCAGGACTTCAAATCTATTGATCCAGAAAAGTTCACTTTCGTCCAGAATG GGAAAGAACCACTGACTATTGAAGATATTACTAAAATGGGTGGAGTCTATAATGTAGATCTGCAAAGCTCTCTACCTGAGGAGTTTCAGATCTACAAACCAGCAGAGGAAACAGCAGAATCGTCTCATAAGCTTTTCACCACTACTTTTCCACGTGGATTTGCAATCGAGGTCCTTGAGGTCTATTCCGGTCCGCCGGTGATAGCCTACAAGTTCAGGCACTGGTCTTACATGGAAGGTCCTTTCAAAGGGTATGCCCCTACTGGAGAATTGGTTCAATTCTTTGGCATTGCAATTTTCAGG GTGGATGAGCAGATGAGAATTGTAAAGGTGGAGTTCTTTTACGATCCTGCAGAACTTCTTGGAGGGCTGACGAAGGGTGCCAAAATTGAAAACTGTGGTGGGAATGGTGCAACCAAAAGTAGCTGCCCTATCCTTAGGAACAAATAA
- the LOC112168992 gene encoding pathogen-related protein, producing the protein MSTSHMAASDAGKKDKYRSYLHGDGEKNTQWRFGAPPNYDIVNKLFEEGRTKIWPPGSLEETVQNLLKTYEMEIFHKANPEDFKSIDPKKYTLSLNGREALSLEGIKKLGGGYNPLLQSSMPEEFQIYKPAEETAESSHKVFTTTFPRGFAIEVVEVYSGPPSIAYKFRHWAYMEGPFKGHAPTGELVQFYGIAIFGVDEQMRVTKVEFFYDPAELLGGLMKGAKIENYDGDAATTSSCPVLRNTG; encoded by the exons ATGTCAACTTCTCACATGGCTGCTTCCGATGCCGGGAAGAAAGACAAATATCGTTCTTACTTGCATGGCGATGGAGAAAAGAACACACAATGGAGATTTGGTGCCCCTCCTAACTACGATATTGTTAACAAGCTCTTCGAAGAAGGCAGAAccaag ATATGGCCACCTGGGTCACTGGAAGAAACGGTACAGAACCTTTTGAAGACTTACGAAATGGAGATCTTCCACAAAGCAAACCCCGAGGACTTCAAATCAATTGATCCAAAAAAGTATACTCTCAGCCTGAATG GTAGGGAAGCATTGAGTTTGGAAGGTATTAAGAAACTGGGTGGAGGCTATAATCCGCTGCTGCAAAGCTCTATGCCTGAGGAGTTTCAGATCTACAAACCTGCTGAGGAAACAGCAGAGTCATCCCATAAGGTTTTCACCACTACTTTCCCACGTGGATTTGCGATAGAAGTCGTTGAAGTCTATTCCGGTCCACCCTCGATAGCCTACAAGTTCAGGCACTGGGCTTACATGGAAGGTCCGTTCAAAGGGCATGCCCCTACTGGAGAGTTGGTTCAATTCTATGGCATCGCTATTTTTGGG GTGGATGAGCAGATGAGAGTCACAAAGGTGGAGTTCTTTTACGATCCTGCAGAACTTCTTGGAGGACTAATGAAGGgtgccaaaattgaaaattacgaTGGAGATGCTGCAACGACAAGTAGTTGCCCTGTCCTCAGGAACACGGGGTAG